In a single window of the Streptomyces sp. HUAS ZL42 genome:
- a CDS encoding FAD-dependent monooxygenase: MNDIDVPVLIVGGGGAGLTASMLLSRMGIESLLVTAWPSTSVLPKAHVLNQRAMEVMRDAGAADTIYAASTPAEQMSHTAWYVGLAGDHEDYGRRVALMEAWGAGGNSPEWLAASPERQANLPQIRLEPVLRARAEELSPGKVRFHHELTGLAQDGEGVTAIITDRDSGETYRVRARYLLGCDGGRTVGPALGIVQEGVRDLARVVSFHISADLSRWARDPEVLIRWLWLPDLGIPGVLVPMGPDHWGPESEEWVFHLNYGPDDGRALDDESVLADLRTGLGLNEEDVTVHMISRWSLEGVVADRFRTGRVLIAGDAAHRHPPTGGLGLTSAMHDVQNLAWKLAAVLNGHAGDALLDTYEAERRPADATNVQRSLENAMNHIAINALFGGGAEAGEEENWRQARRLWSEDPADVDFRRTFLAAVAAQSMEFNELGVEFGYTYDSAAVVPDGTPAPDNPDPVRIYQPAARPGHPLPHAWLEDLDGHRAALAHLVRPGRLLLIAGEDGQAWCEAAEKIAAESGLPLDAIRVGHVDGDYRDPRSTWTAARGHTPQGAVLVRPDRFIGWRAHGAVTDPVAELSTALDSLLAR, encoded by the coding sequence ATGAACGACATCGATGTTCCCGTCCTCATCGTCGGCGGAGGCGGTGCGGGGCTCACCGCCTCCATGCTGCTCAGCCGCATGGGCATCGAGTCCCTGCTGGTCACCGCCTGGCCCAGCACCTCCGTCCTGCCCAAGGCCCATGTCCTGAACCAGCGCGCCATGGAGGTCATGCGTGATGCCGGGGCGGCCGACACCATCTACGCCGCTTCCACCCCGGCCGAGCAGATGTCCCACACCGCCTGGTACGTCGGTCTGGCCGGCGACCATGAGGACTACGGCCGCAGGGTGGCCCTGATGGAGGCTTGGGGCGCGGGCGGGAACTCTCCGGAGTGGCTCGCGGCCAGCCCCGAGCGGCAGGCCAACCTGCCCCAGATCCGCCTGGAGCCGGTCCTGCGCGCCCGCGCCGAGGAACTCTCGCCCGGCAAAGTCCGCTTCCATCACGAGCTGACCGGACTCGCCCAGGACGGCGAGGGCGTCACCGCCATCATCACCGACCGCGACAGTGGCGAGACCTACCGGGTGCGGGCCCGGTACCTGCTGGGCTGCGACGGCGGCCGTACCGTCGGGCCCGCCCTGGGCATCGTGCAGGAGGGCGTGCGCGACCTCGCCCGCGTGGTCTCCTTCCACATCTCCGCCGACCTGTCCCGCTGGGCGCGCGACCCGGAGGTGCTGATCCGCTGGCTGTGGCTGCCCGACCTCGGCATCCCCGGTGTTCTCGTCCCCATGGGCCCCGACCACTGGGGGCCCGAGTCCGAGGAGTGGGTCTTCCACCTCAACTACGGGCCCGATGACGGCCGCGCGCTGGACGACGAGTCGGTCCTGGCCGACCTGCGCACCGGGCTGGGCCTGAACGAAGAAGATGTGACGGTCCACATGATCTCCCGCTGGAGTCTGGAAGGCGTGGTCGCCGACCGCTTCCGCACCGGCCGCGTCCTGATCGCCGGCGACGCCGCCCACCGCCACCCGCCCACCGGCGGCCTCGGCCTGACCTCCGCCATGCACGACGTCCAGAACCTCGCCTGGAAACTCGCCGCCGTCCTGAACGGCCATGCCGGCGACGCCCTGCTCGACACCTACGAGGCCGAGCGGCGCCCGGCGGACGCCACCAACGTCCAGCGCTCGCTGGAGAACGCCATGAACCACATCGCCATCAACGCCCTCTTCGGCGGCGGTGCCGAAGCCGGCGAGGAGGAGAACTGGCGCCAGGCCCGCCGCCTGTGGAGCGAGGACCCCGCCGACGTCGACTTCCGCCGCACCTTCCTGGCCGCGGTGGCCGCCCAGTCCATGGAGTTCAACGAACTGGGCGTTGAGTTCGGCTACACCTACGACTCCGCAGCCGTCGTCCCCGACGGCACTCCCGCACCCGATAACCCCGACCCCGTCCGCATCTACCAGCCCGCCGCCCGCCCCGGACACCCGCTGCCCCACGCCTGGCTGGAGGACCTCGACGGCCATCGCGCGGCCCTGGCACACCTGGTGCGCCCCGGCCGCTTGCTGCTGATCGCCGGAGAGGACGGTCAGGCTTGGTGCGAGGCCGCCGAGAAGATCGCCGCCGAGAGCGGGCTGCCGCTGGACGCCATCCGGGTCGGCCACGTCGACGGCGACTACCGCGACCCACGCTCCACCTGGACCGCCGCCCGCGGCCACACACCGCAAGGCGCCGTCCTCGTGCGCCCGGACCGCTTCATCGGCTGGCGCGCCCACGGCGCGGTCACCGACCCGGTCGCCGAACTCAGCACGGCACTGGACTCCCTCCTCGCACGGTAG
- a CDS encoding DoxX family protein: MSTTAIVLVVLLAGIFLLLGSAKLAAVPAMRQAAAHVGMTTTHYRLLGALEVAAAAGLLLGLRITALGAAASVGLILLMAGAVVVHLRSGDPAARCLPAVVVGVLAGAHLVVLAGGG, encoded by the coding sequence ATGAGCACCACCGCCATCGTCCTCGTCGTCCTCCTCGCCGGGATCTTCCTCCTGCTCGGGTCGGCCAAGCTCGCGGCAGTCCCCGCGATGCGCCAGGCCGCGGCCCACGTCGGCATGACCACCACCCACTACCGCCTGCTGGGTGCTCTGGAGGTGGCGGCAGCGGCCGGTCTGCTGCTCGGCCTGCGGATCACCGCGCTCGGTGCCGCCGCGTCGGTCGGCTTGATCCTTCTCATGGCCGGAGCCGTCGTCGTCCATCTACGCAGCGGTGACCCGGCGGCTCGCTGCCTGCCGGCCGTCGTCGTGGGTGTCCTGGCCGGGGCCCATCTCGTCGTGCTGGCCGGCGGCGGCTGA
- a CDS encoding acyl-CoA synthetase, translating to MTLTPTDLLWPAPDSIADLSAIEAVPLHERGLPATTYDTVLRAARLWPDRPALTVLPDAARFLRPDTATFAQLRDQVHRTANLLRSLGVTRRAAVGLLAPNTAELPAALLAAQAAGIAAPVNPGLASEHVEQLLRRGGARVLIAAGPQLDTQVWATARKVAAALRLDALLALAPTLADGPAPALEPIEGVRVGYLTELAASHPANRLVDIEPPAADDLAAYFHTGGTTGTPKLAAHTHANEVVDAWMVAASVPLDEDAVMFAALPLFHVNALIVTLLGPLLRGRGVVWAGPLGYRDPELYPVFWKLVEHYRIATMSGVPTVYSVLAHVPVDADISSMRFAAVGASPLPPAVRESFEEHTGIPLCEGYGLTEATCASALGLPGHTRPGSVGRRLPYQQVKTVRIDPDTGEWHDLPPGATGVLAVSGPVVFAGYVAEHTDRGPRLETTGKVRDGWLDTGDLARIEADGFIHLAGRAKDLIIRGGHNIDPAAIEDALLDHPEVTAAAAVGRPDPHAGEVPVAYVTLAPGAEADPAELLTWATERVPERAAAPREVLVIDAIPLTAVGKPYKLGLRLDATRRAVHAELAAQGADCDPERILCRPHDGGVRVTVPALADEAVRRRVTAALDRYVLHWQYAPSKPPERETP from the coding sequence GTGACACTCACACCCACCGACCTGCTGTGGCCCGCCCCCGACAGCATCGCGGACCTGTCCGCGATCGAGGCTGTCCCGCTGCATGAGCGCGGCCTGCCCGCCACCACCTACGACACCGTGCTCCGCGCCGCCCGCCTGTGGCCCGACCGCCCGGCCCTGACGGTGCTGCCCGATGCCGCGCGCTTCCTGCGCCCTGACACCGCCACCTTCGCGCAGCTGCGCGACCAGGTGCACCGCACGGCCAACCTGCTGCGCTCGCTCGGCGTCACCCGCCGCGCCGCCGTGGGCCTGCTCGCCCCGAACACCGCAGAGCTGCCCGCCGCCCTGCTGGCCGCGCAGGCTGCGGGCATCGCCGCCCCGGTCAACCCGGGCCTGGCGTCCGAGCACGTCGAGCAGTTGCTGCGGCGCGGCGGCGCGCGGGTACTCATCGCCGCCGGCCCGCAGCTGGATACGCAGGTCTGGGCCACGGCCCGAAAGGTCGCCGCGGCCCTGCGGCTGGACGCACTGCTGGCCCTGGCCCCGACCCTGGCCGACGGCCCTGCCCCCGCTCTGGAACCCATCGAGGGCGTACGGGTCGGCTACCTCACGGAGCTGGCCGCGTCCCATCCCGCCAACCGGCTGGTGGACATCGAGCCCCCTGCCGCCGACGACCTGGCCGCCTACTTCCACACCGGCGGCACCACCGGCACTCCCAAGCTCGCCGCGCACACGCACGCCAACGAGGTCGTCGACGCCTGGATGGTGGCCGCGAGCGTTCCTCTCGACGAGGACGCGGTGATGTTCGCGGCGCTGCCGTTGTTCCACGTCAACGCCCTGATCGTCACCCTGCTCGGCCCGCTGCTGCGCGGCCGGGGAGTGGTGTGGGCCGGGCCGCTGGGCTACCGCGATCCCGAGCTGTATCCGGTGTTCTGGAAGCTGGTGGAGCACTACCGCATCGCGACCATGTCCGGCGTGCCCACCGTGTACTCCGTCCTCGCCCATGTCCCCGTCGACGCGGACATCTCCAGCATGCGGTTCGCCGCCGTCGGCGCCTCGCCGCTGCCGCCCGCCGTACGGGAGTCCTTCGAGGAGCACACCGGCATCCCGCTGTGCGAGGGCTACGGCCTGACCGAGGCGACCTGCGCCTCCGCTCTCGGCCTGCCCGGTCACACCAGGCCCGGTAGTGTCGGGCGGCGCCTGCCCTACCAGCAGGTCAAGACGGTGCGAATCGACCCGGACACCGGCGAGTGGCACGACCTGCCGCCGGGCGCCACCGGGGTGCTGGCCGTCAGTGGGCCGGTGGTCTTCGCCGGGTACGTCGCCGAGCACACCGACAGAGGGCCGCGCCTGGAAACCACCGGGAAGGTCCGCGACGGCTGGCTGGACACGGGCGACCTGGCCCGCATCGAGGCCGACGGCTTCATCCATCTCGCCGGCCGGGCCAAGGACCTGATCATCCGCGGGGGCCACAACATCGACCCCGCCGCGATCGAGGACGCCCTCCTCGACCACCCCGAGGTCACCGCCGCCGCGGCGGTCGGCCGTCCCGACCCGCACGCCGGTGAGGTGCCCGTCGCCTACGTCACCCTCGCCCCCGGTGCCGAAGCCGATCCCGCCGAGCTGCTCACCTGGGCCACCGAACGGGTCCCCGAGCGCGCCGCCGCCCCGCGCGAGGTGCTCGTGATCGACGCCATCCCGCTCACCGCCGTCGGCAAGCCCTACAAGCTCGGCCTTCGCCTGGACGCCACCCGCCGCGCGGTCCACGCCGAACTGGCCGCCCAGGGCGCGGACTGCGACCCGGAACGCATCCTGTGCCGGCCGCACGACGGCGGTGTCCGCGTCACGGTACCCGCCCTTGCCGACGAGGCGGTGCGACGCAGGGTCACCGCAGCACTGGACCGGTACGTCCTGCACTGGCAGTACGCCCCCAGCAAGCCACCAGAGAGAGAAACCCCATGA
- a CDS encoding fumarylacetoacetate hydrolase family protein encodes MSIQVVRTTDGWWVESGTGRLHRVETDADTTAGLLADRSAVQQAAARAAADPDAGLSAGEAELLSPVTTPCRVVAQMVNYRSHAVDSGFDPDTVPPAFFRKASGSVSGPYQDIVRPQHVRFLDYEVELGLVMGADLPVGAEVTDSTLAEHVAALVVANDVSARDLQLPKTQFYESKSYPTFTPLGPRLLLVDADDLARLPELRLTLKVNGATRQDRTTTDMIVRPARALSLLARFQTLQPGDVLLTGTPGGTALKSPGKLLATLAALLPPHKRWQKFFARQQANPDYLKDGDVVTAGIATDDGVLDLGEQRTVVRAR; translated from the coding sequence ATGAGTATCCAGGTCGTCCGCACCACAGACGGCTGGTGGGTGGAGAGCGGCACAGGACGGCTGCACCGCGTCGAAACCGACGCGGACACCACCGCCGGCCTGCTTGCCGACCGTTCCGCCGTGCAGCAGGCGGCCGCCCGCGCTGCGGCTGACCCCGACGCCGGGCTTTCCGCTGGAGAAGCGGAGCTGCTGTCGCCCGTCACCACCCCGTGCCGGGTGGTGGCGCAGATGGTCAACTACCGTTCCCACGCTGTGGACTCGGGATTCGACCCGGACACCGTTCCGCCGGCGTTCTTCCGCAAGGCGTCCGGGTCCGTCAGCGGCCCGTACCAGGACATCGTGCGGCCGCAGCACGTGCGTTTCCTGGACTACGAGGTGGAGCTCGGGCTGGTGATGGGCGCCGATCTGCCGGTCGGCGCCGAGGTCACCGACTCCACCCTGGCGGAGCACGTCGCCGCGCTGGTCGTCGCCAACGACGTCAGCGCCCGCGACCTGCAACTGCCCAAGACCCAGTTCTACGAGTCCAAGTCGTACCCGACCTTCACCCCGCTCGGCCCCCGGCTGCTCCTGGTGGACGCCGACGATCTGGCCCGCCTGCCGGAGCTGCGGCTCACGCTGAAGGTCAACGGGGCCACCCGGCAGGACCGCACCACCACGGACATGATCGTCCGGCCCGCCCGCGCCCTCAGCCTGCTGGCCCGCTTCCAGACCCTGCAGCCCGGTGACGTGCTGCTTACCGGAACGCCCGGCGGCACCGCCCTGAAATCCCCGGGCAAGCTCCTGGCCACACTCGCCGCCCTGCTGCCCCCGCACAAGCGCTGGCAGAAGTTCTTCGCCCGTCAGCAGGCGAACCCCGACTACCTCAAGGACGGCGACGTCGTCACGGCCGGTATAGCGACCGATGACGGCGTACTCGATCTCGGCGAGCAGCGCACGGTGGTGCGCGCCCGCTGA
- a CDS encoding TetR/AcrR family transcriptional regulator yields the protein MSIDRQGKANSRTPNRAPNRQDRRKARTRAALIAAAQQFLAEQGRTDVSIQEITEAADVGFGSFYNHFTSKDELFDAAVALTLEEHGVLMDSVVGDLNDPAEIFAASVRLTVRLQRTHTQIARILVRTGMPYLTCDSGLAPRAMRDLQAAADSGRMDIDDPHTAVAMVGGSLLGVLHLLETRPDLDAAHVSDQLAARLLRMFGMTRAEAQEIASRPLPSLPRT from the coding sequence ATGAGCATCGACCGACAGGGCAAGGCCAACAGCCGAACACCCAACCGCGCGCCCAACCGCCAGGACCGGCGCAAGGCTCGTACCCGGGCCGCGCTGATCGCCGCCGCGCAGCAGTTCCTCGCCGAGCAAGGGCGGACCGACGTGAGCATCCAGGAGATCACCGAGGCGGCGGACGTCGGCTTCGGCTCCTTCTACAACCACTTCACCAGCAAGGACGAGCTGTTCGACGCCGCTGTCGCCCTCACCCTGGAGGAACACGGCGTCCTCATGGACTCCGTCGTGGGAGACCTGAACGACCCCGCGGAGATCTTCGCCGCCAGCGTCCGCCTGACCGTCCGGCTGCAGCGCACCCATACGCAGATCGCCAGGATCCTCGTCCGCACCGGCATGCCCTACCTGACCTGCGACAGCGGCCTGGCCCCGCGAGCGATGCGAGACCTGCAGGCCGCCGCCGACAGCGGACGTATGGACATCGACGACCCGCACACCGCCGTGGCCATGGTCGGCGGCTCCCTGCTCGGAGTGCTCCACCTGCTGGAGACCCGCCCGGACCTCGATGCCGCGCATGTTTCCGATCAACTGGCCGCCCGTCTGCTACGCATGTTCGGCATGACACGCGCCGAAGCACAGGAGATCGCCAGCCGGCCCCTGCCGTCGCTGCCCCGGACCTGA
- a CDS encoding NAD(P)/FAD-dependent oxidoreductase, which yields MKQIPYWLDTAPAFPDRTGKPLPEQADLVVIGGGLTGLSTAYHAARKGAHVVLVEKDKVGSGASGRNGSMCTQGITISPAEARKRYGQPRARELYDAFREAVDLVEELTVKEQIDCDFHRVGRLGVAFKPRHFESMRAKQRDLADNFGHDTTLLSKSDLRAELGSDYYHGALLDPLSAHLHVGKYVHGLAEAAERAGAEIHERNAAIALHRIPEGGFLVETLHGTIRAKQVMAATDAYSDQAMPWFRKRLINVGSFVIVTEPLGEERARQLIPNNRVVVDSKNIGHYIRLTPDNRLAFGGRARFAPSNPASDVKSGDVLKRELAEIFPQVADVRIDYVWGGMVGFSWDRVPHAGEANGLYYSMGYCGHGVQMATYMGRAMAEVMDGHPEANPLRGFGFPKVPVPFYNGTAWFLPFGGAYYKAKDRLR from the coding sequence ATGAAGCAGATCCCCTACTGGCTCGACACGGCTCCTGCCTTCCCCGACCGGACCGGCAAGCCCCTGCCCGAGCAGGCGGACCTGGTGGTCATCGGCGGCGGCCTCACCGGCCTGTCCACCGCCTACCACGCGGCACGCAAGGGCGCCCACGTCGTCCTCGTGGAGAAGGACAAGGTCGGCTCCGGCGCCTCCGGGCGCAACGGCAGCATGTGCACCCAGGGCATCACCATCAGCCCCGCCGAGGCGCGCAAGCGCTACGGGCAGCCGCGGGCCCGGGAACTGTACGACGCCTTCCGCGAGGCGGTGGACCTGGTGGAGGAGCTGACGGTCAAGGAGCAGATCGACTGCGACTTCCACCGCGTAGGGCGTCTGGGCGTCGCGTTCAAGCCGCGGCACTTCGAGAGCATGCGGGCCAAGCAGCGCGACCTGGCCGACAACTTCGGCCACGACACCACGCTGCTGAGCAAGAGCGATCTACGTGCTGAGCTGGGCTCCGACTACTACCACGGAGCCCTGCTCGACCCGCTCAGCGCGCACCTTCACGTCGGCAAATACGTCCATGGCCTGGCCGAGGCCGCCGAACGGGCCGGGGCTGAGATCCACGAACGCAACGCCGCCATCGCGCTGCACCGCATCCCCGAGGGCGGTTTCCTCGTCGAGACCCTGCACGGCACCATCCGCGCCAAGCAGGTCATGGCGGCCACCGACGCCTACAGCGACCAGGCCATGCCCTGGTTCCGCAAGCGGCTGATCAACGTCGGCAGCTTCGTCATCGTCACCGAGCCGCTGGGCGAGGAGCGGGCCCGGCAGCTCATCCCCAACAACCGCGTGGTCGTGGACTCCAAGAACATCGGCCACTACATCCGCCTCACCCCGGACAACCGCCTCGCCTTCGGCGGCCGGGCCCGCTTCGCCCCCTCCAACCCCGCCTCGGACGTCAAGAGCGGTGACGTCCTGAAGCGGGAACTGGCGGAGATCTTCCCGCAGGTGGCGGACGTGCGGATCGACTATGTGTGGGGCGGCATGGTCGGCTTCTCCTGGGACCGCGTTCCGCACGCGGGTGAGGCCAACGGCCTTTACTACTCCATGGGTTACTGCGGTCACGGTGTCCAGATGGCCACCTACATGGGCCGCGCCATGGCCGAGGTGATGGACGGCCACCCGGAGGCCAACCCCCTGCGCGGCTTCGGCTTCCCCAAGGTCCCGGTGCCGTTTTACAACGGCACCGCCTGGTTCCTGCCGTTCGGCGGCGCCTACTACAAGGCGAAGGACCGGCTGCGCTGA
- a CDS encoding haloacid dehalogenase type II, giving the protein MRQIVTFDAYGTLVDFQLGPTTLKVLADRLDLDRLNVDEFLDDFRIMRFHAVLEAYRPFHEVLPASLEIAMRLHGLEYRQSDGEALVAAVPTFGPHPEVPAALQALKSRYEIAIISNTDDDLIAQNLANIGVEFDHVITAQQAKAYKPSRQTFEYAFQAMDIDPAQVIHVAQGWEYDLIPTRDLGLARRVWINRYGHNGSIGARGSADYQPYDELPDLSGLPALLGC; this is encoded by the coding sequence ATGCGTCAGATCGTCACCTTCGATGCCTACGGCACCCTGGTCGACTTCCAGCTCGGCCCCACCACCCTGAAGGTCCTGGCCGACCGGCTGGACCTGGACCGTCTGAACGTCGACGAGTTCCTCGACGACTTCCGCATCATGCGGTTCCACGCCGTCCTGGAGGCATACCGCCCCTTCCACGAGGTGCTGCCCGCCAGCCTGGAGATAGCGATGCGTCTGCACGGCCTCGAGTACCGGCAGTCCGACGGCGAGGCCCTGGTCGCGGCCGTGCCCACCTTCGGCCCCCACCCCGAGGTCCCGGCCGCCCTGCAGGCGCTGAAGTCCCGGTACGAGATCGCCATTATCTCCAACACCGACGACGACCTCATCGCCCAGAACCTGGCCAACATCGGCGTCGAGTTCGACCATGTCATCACCGCCCAGCAGGCCAAGGCGTACAAGCCCTCCCGGCAGACCTTCGAGTACGCCTTCCAGGCCATGGACATCGACCCCGCCCAGGTCATCCACGTCGCCCAGGGCTGGGAGTACGACCTCATCCCCACCCGCGACCTCGGCCTCGCTCGCCGCGTGTGGATCAACCGCTACGGCCACAACGGCTCCATCGGCGCCCGCGGCAGCGCCGACTACCAGCCCTACGACGAGCTGCCCGACCTGTCCGGCCTGCCGGCCCTGCTCGGCTGCTGA
- a CDS encoding helix-turn-helix domain-containing protein, whose translation MSGPGRRQGEARHDAVQAIARRLLEERLDELTSRALEQLEAEEPAYASADWDPVQKREGMRRTLELALTRLAGGPVPRKVSRATEDVGRERAEQAFPLTALMHSFQLDLRTLWEAVLAEGRARGISADPDFLDGLIRVWEATDANSVEVVDAYRRTERDLASRRTEVRNRAFSRLVLEGEQDPSTVAEASTLLGFSENVALTVVVVESVPTGDPAVSQVDDALRRGGLVRHFGWMGDELLGIIGHGRCDEEAMLAMLRPFAPWRCGVAEVPGLSLTARGIRFARAAIRSSAQPGVRHVEGHWIGAIMSAQEELTGAMATGVLRPLLELRDRDSIVETLRWYLDLGSVAEVAARTYRHRNTVGNRLQAAEAATGLKLSRPNDAARLVLALAWLETDAGARFRATMS comes from the coding sequence GTGAGCGGCCCGGGACGCCGTCAGGGCGAGGCTCGCCACGATGCCGTGCAGGCGATCGCGCGCCGGCTCCTCGAGGAACGACTCGACGAACTGACCTCTCGTGCTCTCGAACAACTGGAAGCCGAGGAGCCCGCCTACGCGTCGGCGGACTGGGACCCGGTCCAGAAACGGGAGGGGATGCGACGAACCCTCGAACTCGCCCTGACCCGGCTGGCCGGCGGTCCCGTGCCCCGGAAGGTCTCGCGCGCCACCGAGGACGTGGGACGCGAGCGAGCGGAGCAGGCGTTTCCCCTGACCGCTCTGATGCACTCCTTCCAGCTGGACCTCAGGACCCTGTGGGAGGCCGTGCTCGCGGAGGGGCGAGCACGTGGCATCAGCGCCGATCCCGACTTCCTCGACGGGCTGATCCGCGTCTGGGAGGCGACGGACGCCAACAGCGTCGAGGTCGTCGACGCCTACCGCCGCACCGAGCGCGACCTGGCGAGCCGTCGTACGGAGGTGCGCAACCGCGCCTTCAGCCGCCTGGTCCTGGAAGGTGAGCAGGATCCCTCCACCGTCGCCGAGGCCTCGACGTTGTTGGGCTTCTCCGAGAACGTCGCCCTGACCGTGGTCGTGGTCGAATCCGTTCCCACCGGGGACCCGGCTGTGTCCCAGGTCGACGATGCGCTGCGTCGGGGCGGCCTGGTACGTCACTTCGGATGGATGGGTGACGAGCTCCTCGGCATCATCGGTCACGGACGGTGCGATGAAGAGGCCATGCTTGCCATGCTCCGGCCGTTCGCCCCGTGGCGCTGCGGCGTCGCGGAAGTTCCAGGGCTATCGCTGACGGCGCGGGGCATCCGGTTCGCACGTGCCGCGATCCGCAGCTCCGCGCAGCCCGGAGTGCGGCACGTGGAGGGCCACTGGATCGGGGCGATCATGTCGGCGCAGGAGGAGCTCACCGGTGCGATGGCCACCGGCGTGCTGCGCCCACTGCTCGAGCTGCGCGACCGCGACAGCATCGTCGAGACCCTGCGCTGGTACCTCGACCTGGGCTCGGTCGCTGAGGTGGCCGCACGCACCTACCGTCACCGGAACACGGTGGGCAATCGCCTCCAGGCTGCGGAAGCGGCGACCGGGCTGAAGCTGTCCCGACCGAACGACGCCGCCCGGCTGGTCCTCGCCCTGGCTTGGCTGGAGACGGACGCGGGCGCCCGCTTCCGGGCGACGATGTCCTGA